A window of the Sabethes cyaneus chromosome 1, idSabCyanKW18_F2, whole genome shotgun sequence genome harbors these coding sequences:
- the LOC128745564 gene encoding mite group 2 allergen Gly d 2.02-like, with protein MFKFHLLVFIALVPSSLLAEVYFSECPNGAPTPLLLKINDCIADECNLVAGEPLTVVASGIVSPVDSSSATAHISAFLDGLNLGFEIPPHLEDACLNGIEEGCPLAEGSAFSYSLVSDSLEAPARGVSVEIEVGLVGDGGVPLVCVRFNAVIN; from the exons ATGTTCAAGTTCCATTTGCTAGTTTTCATTGCACTCGTGCCATCCTCGTTGCTGGCTGAAGTTTACTTCAGCGAAT GTCCTAACGGAGCGCCAACCCCACTGCTGCTAAAGATCAACGATTGCATCGCAGATGAATGTAACCTGGTGGCTGGAGAACCCCTGACAGTCGTCGCTAGTGGCATCGTGAGTCCTGTCGACAGTTCTTCCGCTACTGCCCACATTTCGGCGTTTCTCGACGGTTTGAATTTGGGCTTCGAAATTCCTCCTCATCTGGAGGATGCCTGCTTGAATGGAATTGAAGAAGGCTGTCCCCTAGCTGAGGGATCAGCGTTTAGCTATTCACTAGTCAGTGACAGCTTGGAGGCTCCGGCCAGAGGTGTATCGGTAGAAATCGAGGTTGGGCTAGTTGGAGACGGTGGCGTCCCGTTGGTTTGCGTGAGATTCAACGCGGTAATCAACTGA
- the LOC128745565 gene encoding uncharacterized protein LOC128745565, translating into MKCILFLTALLLPTAFTLNPSPCTFHSGPMPVEVRVIGCPPSVPQQPCIVPMGSTVDSEIDFVLQRPTSTLTASLDIFLGDFRVPWSLPSDQQDACQDLMHGVSCPLSNVGERISYNLVTAVSAPFADVTVDMELMLTDDQGQAAFCYRSQATIVSA; encoded by the exons ATGAAGTGCATACTTTTCCTGACTGCTTTGTTGCTACCAACTGCCTTTACTTTGAATCCTTCGCCAT GTACCTTTCATTCCGGCCCGATGCCGGTGGAAGTTCGCGTAATTGGATGTCCACCGTCAGTACCACAGCAACCGTGTATCGTGCCAATGGGATCAACGGTAGATAGCGAGATCGATTTTGTGTTGCAGCGACCCACGAGCACCCTGACCGCATCATTAGACATATTTCTGGGAGACTTCCGCGTACCGTGGAGCCTGCCATCGGATCAGCAAGATGCATGCCAAGACCTGATGCATGGAGTATCCTGTCCGCTGTCTAACGTGGGCGAACGAATCAGCTACAATCTCGTCACGGCGGTTTCGGCTCCGTTCGCAGATGTTACAGTTGATATGGAACTAATGCTGACTGATGATCAAGGCCAAGCGGCATTTTGCTACCGCTCTCAAGCTACCATCGTGAGTGCTTGA
- the LOC128745567 gene encoding NPC intracellular cholesterol transporter 2-like: MYKLFLVAAFLFADVLGLPVRPCPNNAPVPVEVRVVDCYEEPCVIPLGGMVDMDLDFIVARDSATVSAALNIFLGDFRVPYELPADQQNACNFFYGRSCPIQQGEKINYHLSTPATAPFANVTVDLELQLTGDDGEPLFCFRSSARIVPAE, translated from the exons ATGTACAAACTGTTTCTCGTTGCGGCTTTTTTATTCGCCGATGTTCTCGGCCTACCAGTAAGACCAT GTCCCAACAATGCGCCTGTCCCTGTTGAGGTGCGAGTCGTCGATTGCTACGAGGAACCATGTGTGATCCCGCTCGGTGGAATGGTCGATATGGATCTAGATTTTATTGTGGCTCGTGACAGTGCCACCGTTAGTGCAGCATTGAATATCTTCTTGGGTGATTTCCGAGTACCATACGAACTGCCGGCCGATCAGCAGAATGCGTGTAATTTCTTCTACGGACGTAGTTGTCCCATTCAACAAGGTGAAAAGATCAACTACCATCTCAGCACTCCAGCCACTGCTCCGTTTGCCAATGTGACCGTCGATCTGGAACTTCAGCTAACCGGAGACGATGGGGAACCGCTGTTTTGCTTCCGCTCATCGGCCCGGATTGTACCGGCTGAATGA
- the LOC128732792 gene encoding uncharacterized protein LOC128732792, producing the protein MKRALLIVLAAVLSTAIAIDVHSCGDDYPHPLQVTIPGCNVMPCEVPNQSDISFSVRFAPSFATATLAVNVTATLADFNLPYETPEHLRDGCANIDASCPLAAGQEVTLAGTAPVEAPLTRVTVRMRFEIAGDSGQKVVCFAADVRLI; encoded by the exons ATGAAGAGAGCATTGTTAATTGTCTTAGCTGCTGTGCTTTCAACAGCCATCGCTATAGATGTTCATAGTT GTGGTGATGATTATCCGCACCCTCTGCAGGTGACCATCCCTGGTTGCAATGTGATGCCTTGTGAGGTACCAAATCAGTCAGATATCTCGTTCAGCGTACGTTTCGCTCCATCGTTCGCGACCGCTACGCTGGCAGTGAATGTTACGGCAACTCTCGCGGATTTTAACCTACCGTATGAAACACCGGAGCACCTGCGCGACGGTTGTGCTAATATCGATGCCAGCTGTCCCCTGGCGGCTGGACAGGAAGTGACATTGGCGGGGACCGCACCTGTCGAGGCTCCACTTACACGTGTTACCGTTCGAATGCGATTCGAGATTGCTGGCGATAGCGGACAAAAGGTGGTTTGCTTTGCTGCCGATGTTAGGCTTATCTAG